One segment of Paenibacillus sp. FSL R7-0337 DNA contains the following:
- a CDS encoding DUF1349 domain-containing protein, producing the protein MTKTNFAAYQWMNEGTIRFEEDTVIMSAPAKSDFFCNNGAVAEEGLTPENLTNAPFFYTEVSGDFVLRVKVSHDFRDTYDSSSIMMMQDLSVWAKACFELTDFDTHAVVSVVTNQTSDDANGCNIEGNEVWLQAARSGNAFAFHYSTDGVQFDMMRFFTLPVGDTVKVGLLAQAPTGDGGDRIYKDFSLEQRTVKNIRAGV; encoded by the coding sequence ATGACCAAGACTAATTTCGCAGCATACCAGTGGATGAATGAAGGGACGATCCGGTTTGAGGAAGATACAGTGATTATGAGTGCGCCTGCAAAAAGCGATTTTTTCTGCAATAACGGGGCAGTTGCGGAAGAAGGGCTGACGCCTGAGAATCTGACTAATGCGCCGTTCTTCTATACTGAAGTATCCGGGGATTTCGTGCTGCGGGTGAAGGTGAGTCATGACTTCCGGGACACGTACGATTCTTCTTCCATTATGATGATGCAGGATCTGTCGGTCTGGGCGAAGGCCTGCTTTGAGCTGACAGATTTCGATACCCATGCGGTGGTCAGCGTAGTTACGAACCAGACCTCGGATGACGCGAATGGCTGCAATATTGAGGGCAATGAGGTATGGCTGCAGGCCGCAAGGTCCGGGAATGCTTTTGCTTTTCATTATTCGACGGATGGCGTACAGTTTGATATGATGCGTTTCTTTACCCTTCCGGTGGGAGATACGGTCAAGGTCGGATTGTTAGCGCAAGCCCCTACCGGCGATGGCGGGGATAGAATATACAAGGATTTCTCACTGGAACAGCGGACGGTGAAAAATATAAGAGCCGGCGTCTAG
- a CDS encoding TetR family transcriptional regulator C-terminal domain-containing protein: protein MPKIVDHSERKSNIAEATWRVIIRQGIKGATVRNIAAEAGVSLGALRHYFSTQQELLEFAMNLVKERVTARIVYIMQSELPPREQILQVLLELLPTDDSSMAEMEVWFAFTFHLKTGGERATELNDAIYPLIVQIIDYLDHHALFKPGLDKGDEAERLYALIDGLALHAMLEPDRMNKQRVIRVLNVHLESICRSGAER from the coding sequence ATGCCAAAAATTGTAGATCATTCCGAACGAAAATCGAATATTGCCGAAGCCACCTGGCGGGTCATTATCCGGCAGGGAATCAAAGGGGCTACAGTGCGTAATATTGCTGCCGAGGCGGGTGTATCCTTGGGTGCGCTGCGCCATTATTTCTCTACCCAGCAGGAATTGCTGGAGTTTGCTATGAATCTGGTGAAGGAGCGCGTAACAGCGAGAATTGTGTACATTATGCAGTCGGAGCTTCCTCCACGGGAGCAGATCTTGCAGGTGCTGCTCGAGCTGCTTCCTACGGACGACAGCAGCATGGCTGAGATGGAGGTATGGTTCGCATTTACCTTCCATCTCAAGACTGGCGGGGAGAGAGCTACTGAGCTTAATGATGCGATCTATCCGCTGATTGTCCAAATTATTGACTATCTGGATCATCATGCGCTCTTCAAGCCGGGGCTGGACAAGGGCGATGAAGCCGAGCGGCTATATGCCCTGATTGATGGCCTGGCTCTTCATGCCATGCTTGAGCCTGACCGGATGAATAAACAACGTGTGATCCGTGTGCTGAATGTTCATCTGGAATCTATCTGCAGAAGTGGAGCGGAACGGTAG
- a CDS encoding aldo/keto reductase family protein has protein sequence MKYRRLGGTGLKVSEISLGSWLTYGGYVEQDNAVKAIETAYSLGINFFDTANVYEKGAAEKVLGATLSSYPRESYVLATKVFGVMGDGPNDRGLSRKHITEQCHASLKRLGAEYVDLLYCHRYDPETPIEETLRALDDLVRQGKVMYVGVSEWTAAQMTEAFAVADRYLLDHIVVNQPVYNMFERYIEKEIIPLGLRKGIGQVVFSPLAQGLLTGKYSSVSDIPADSRAARLDWMRKGITEEKITKVQELGKVAAELDISVGNLALAWILRQSNVSSALVGASRPEQVEENVKASGIELNEDILTRIDEIIG, from the coding sequence ATGAAATACCGCAGATTAGGTGGGACCGGACTTAAGGTCAGTGAGATCAGCCTGGGAAGCTGGTTGACCTACGGAGGTTATGTAGAGCAGGACAATGCCGTTAAGGCCATTGAAACCGCTTACTCCCTGGGCATTAATTTTTTTGATACCGCGAATGTCTATGAGAAGGGGGCGGCGGAAAAGGTGCTGGGAGCCACCCTAAGCAGCTATCCGCGCGAATCCTATGTCCTGGCGACCAAGGTATTCGGGGTAATGGGTGACGGGCCCAATGACCGGGGCCTGTCCCGTAAGCATATTACCGAGCAATGCCATGCCAGCCTGAAGCGGCTGGGCGCTGAATATGTGGATCTGCTCTACTGTCACCGGTATGATCCGGAGACCCCGATCGAAGAGACGCTGCGGGCACTGGATGATCTGGTCCGTCAGGGCAAGGTGATGTATGTGGGAGTCAGTGAATGGACAGCGGCGCAGATGACCGAAGCTTTTGCGGTTGCCGACCGGTATCTGCTGGATCATATCGTGGTCAATCAGCCGGTCTATAATATGTTTGAACGTTATATCGAGAAGGAGATTATCCCGCTTGGGCTGCGCAAGGGAATCGGACAAGTCGTATTCTCCCCGCTCGCTCAAGGTCTGCTGACCGGCAAATACAGCTCGGTCTCCGATATTCCGGCAGACAGCCGGGCTGCCCGGCTCGACTGGATGCGTAAAGGAATTACGGAGGAGAAGATTACGAAGGTTCAGGAGCTGGGCAAGGTTGCCGCTGAACTGGATATCTCTGTAGGCAACCTGGCACTGGCCTGGATTCTGCGCCAGTCTAATGTATCCAGTGCCTTGGTGGGCGCGAGCCGCCCTGAGCAGGTGGAGGAGAATGTAAAGGCTTCCGGCATTGAGCTGAATGAGGATATACTGACACGAATTGATGAAATTATCGGTTAA
- a CDS encoding SDR family oxidoreductase, which produces MKVLFIGGTGLISQAVSRLAVERGIELYLFNRGERSSFVPQGAQVIHGDIRDKEQASEALKGYDFDVVVDWIAFTPEHVQTDIDLFTGKTRQYIYISSASAYQKPQRNYLITEETPLVNPYWQYSRDKIASEELLMEAYQSSGFPVTIVRPSHTYGDTAIPAALTSWSHPWSLVERIRKGQPLVIHGDGTSLWTLTHNTDFAKGFVGLLGLQEAIGEAVHITSDEVLNWNQIYAAIGEAAGREPKVVHMSTDFIAANTPAGTADGLVGDQAVSSVFDNSKIKRLVPDFQATLPFAEGVKRSVAWFEAQPERCTSDHDWSKMLDGLIARHGVDAKLLSYYV; this is translated from the coding sequence ATGAAGGTTCTATTTATCGGAGGAACGGGGCTTATTAGTCAGGCGGTTTCCCGGCTGGCAGTGGAACGGGGAATAGAACTGTATCTGTTCAACCGTGGAGAACGCAGCAGCTTCGTGCCGCAGGGTGCACAGGTGATACACGGTGATATCCGTGACAAGGAGCAGGCATCCGAAGCGCTGAAGGGGTATGACTTCGATGTTGTAGTCGACTGGATTGCCTTCACGCCAGAGCATGTGCAGACAGATATTGACCTGTTCACTGGCAAGACGCGGCAGTATATCTATATTAGCTCGGCTTCCGCTTACCAGAAGCCCCAGCGTAATTATCTGATTACCGAAGAGACTCCGCTGGTGAATCCCTACTGGCAGTATTCCCGGGACAAGATTGCTTCCGAGGAACTGCTTATGGAAGCGTACCAGAGCAGCGGCTTCCCGGTGACGATTGTCCGTCCCTCGCATACTTACGGAGATACAGCCATTCCGGCGGCGCTGACCAGCTGGAGCCATCCATGGTCCTTGGTGGAACGCATCCGCAAGGGACAGCCGCTCGTTATTCATGGCGATGGCACCTCTCTATGGACATTGACCCATAATACGGATTTTGCCAAAGGCTTCGTTGGTTTGCTGGGACTCCAGGAAGCGATTGGAGAAGCGGTTCATATTACCTCGGATGAGGTGCTGAACTGGAATCAGATCTATGCCGCCATCGGGGAGGCAGCCGGCCGTGAGCCGAAGGTTGTACACATGTCTACGGACTTCATTGCTGCGAATACTCCAGCGGGAACGGCGGACGGACTGGTCGGGGATCAGGCAGTCAGCAGTGTATTCGACAACAGCAAGATCAAACGTCTGGTGCCTGACTTCCAGGCCACCCTGCCGTTCGCGGAAGGCGTGAAGCGGTCGGTTGCCTGGTTCGAAGCCCAGCCGGAACGCTGCACCTCAGACCATGACTGGTCCAAGATGCTGGACGGATTGATCGCCAGGCACGGCGTCGATGCGAAGCTGCTTAGCTATTATGTATAA
- a CDS encoding MerR family transcriptional regulator — translation MELTVGKFASAVNTTIRTLRHYEKIGLLVPGKKNDANQKIYARDDLKKFYNIQLLKSMGWPLTEIKQMLEETVYSFGEMVEMQEAVLLDKRKIINESLDMIARIKKVMNETGDLSNEDLMLLMNAIRLEEDQRTILQQYFPATTVDKIMPKNKQQQIAFDRLNRRLLSLFQTSIDSGLRPDSQEVQRELQEVLALVPVSMNELFHSDRGSNKPSDILRALLPDDMAEFFAEAVHVFYNNQFEGRGE, via the coding sequence ATGGAGCTCACGGTGGGCAAATTCGCCAGCGCTGTTAATACGACGATAAGGACACTAAGACATTATGAGAAAATCGGGCTTCTTGTTCCCGGAAAGAAAAACGATGCCAATCAGAAAATTTATGCTAGAGATGATCTCAAGAAATTCTATAACATACAGTTGCTTAAGAGTATGGGCTGGCCGCTAACCGAAATCAAACAAATGCTTGAAGAGACCGTGTATTCTTTTGGAGAAATGGTGGAAATGCAGGAGGCTGTGCTTCTTGATAAGCGAAAAATAATAAACGAATCCTTGGACATGATAGCCCGAATCAAGAAGGTAATGAATGAAACGGGCGATTTGAGCAATGAAGATCTGATGTTGCTCATGAATGCGATCCGGTTAGAAGAAGATCAAAGAACGATTTTACAACAATACTTCCCTGCAACCACGGTAGATAAAATCATGCCCAAAAATAAACAGCAACAGATAGCATTCGATCGGTTAAACCGGAGGTTATTGTCTCTTTTTCAGACATCCATTGACAGCGGACTGCGTCCTGATAGTCAAGAAGTACAGCGGGAGTTACAGGAAGTATTAGCCCTTGTTCCGGTATCTATGAACGAGCTTTTTCATTCAGATCGGGGCTCCAACAAACCATCGGACATTTTAAGAGCTTTGTTGCCTGATGATATGGCTGAATTTTTTGCTGAAGCGGTTCATGTCTTTTATAACAACCAGTTTGAAGGAAGGGGGGAATAG
- a CDS encoding type II CAAX endopeptidase family protein, translated as MSELSTRQHNKWLIQIGLGLVPFLVLGAALIAIFRWGEIIPYIQSLFVPSGMSFLEVTLLGLFVGTIVVLISVGLIITTKTVLPQSEGTEIIRNIMRTPSGIAVSSLGGGIVEEFFFRGVLIGLFTGYGSFLDGVVIVISTFLFWVIHIPQYKGVHLAYALVFINGLIFALLFYFTDSLISSIIAHAIYNLGIGIYFMKLTK; from the coding sequence TTGAGTGAATTAAGTACTCGGCAACATAATAAATGGCTGATCCAGATTGGGTTAGGTTTAGTGCCATTTCTGGTTTTAGGCGCAGCACTCATTGCAATTTTCCGGTGGGGTGAAATCATTCCCTATATCCAGTCCTTGTTTGTTCCCAGTGGGATGTCTTTTCTTGAAGTTACGTTGCTGGGTCTGTTCGTGGGTACGATTGTAGTGCTTATCTCAGTCGGTCTTATCATAACAACTAAAACGGTGCTTCCTCAGTCGGAAGGTACGGAGATTATACGTAATATCATGAGAACTCCAAGCGGCATTGCCGTCAGCTCACTGGGCGGAGGAATTGTAGAAGAATTTTTCTTCAGGGGCGTATTAATTGGACTGTTTACAGGTTATGGCTCTTTCCTTGATGGAGTTGTGATTGTCATAAGTACTTTTTTATTTTGGGTTATTCATATCCCACAGTATAAAGGGGTACATTTGGCTTACGCATTAGTATTCATTAATGGCCTGATATTTGCTTTATTGTTCTATTTTACGGATTCGTTGATTTCATCGATTATTGCCCATGCCATTTATAATCTGGGTATAGGAATCTACTTTATGAAGCTTACGAAATAA
- a CDS encoding class I SAM-dependent methyltransferase: protein MPTHPYVSRFFVNTDARRDKLVYDLPEAWWSRPYEYEWCTHFISPHDVVLDAACGISHPLKFYLAEHSAEVYACDKDARILSHKAIMENITEDAGATAARQVEAGPVNRLHLAQADLTSLPYEDESFDTVFCISVLEHLSVQEAVLAVREFHRTLNGEGLLVLTFDHPTVNLPRMNEILLQAGFQYWGETDFNLPADAVRTDQWGGLSCFRAVLKKAQI from the coding sequence ATGCCGACACATCCTTACGTCTCCCGTTTTTTTGTGAATACCGATGCACGCCGTGACAAGCTGGTTTATGATTTGCCGGAAGCCTGGTGGAGCCGCCCGTATGAATACGAATGGTGTACGCATTTCATCTCACCGCATGATGTGGTACTGGACGCAGCCTGCGGAATCTCTCACCCGCTCAAATTCTATCTTGCCGAGCATAGCGCTGAGGTGTATGCCTGCGATAAGGATGCCCGGATTCTGTCGCATAAAGCGATAATGGAGAATATCACCGAGGATGCCGGAGCAACTGCAGCCCGCCAGGTGGAGGCCGGACCTGTGAACAGGCTGCATCTCGCCCAGGCTGATCTGACCTCACTGCCTTATGAGGATGAGAGCTTTGATACAGTTTTTTGTATCTCGGTGCTGGAGCATCTGTCTGTTCAGGAGGCGGTGCTGGCAGTCCGCGAATTCCATAGAACGCTTAACGGAGAAGGTCTGCTGGTGCTGACCTTTGACCATCCGACTGTCAACCTGCCACGGATGAACGAGATTCTGCTGCAGGCCGGATTCCAGTATTGGGGCGAGACGGACTTCAATCTTCCGGCAGATGCGGTGCGGACAGATCAGTGGGGCGGCCTGAGCTGCTTCCGGGCAGTGCTTAAAAAAGCTCAAATCTAG